The Synchiropus splendidus isolate RoL2022-P1 chromosome 8, RoL_Sspl_1.0, whole genome shotgun sequence genome has a window encoding:
- the scg2a gene encoding secretogranin-2a, which translates to MSSLLCSSTRGNPSLAWCASLLLLCLTHVHGASLRDHRLRGSESDPQRGSVHRPPNADMLKALEYIESLGQRAESDVQAGRYDGARVDDTEKLQAMMRLASRPTNEDEEGADEGQEDKSEELLQAVLSTLQQTEQASKPTTSLGGSSRGSSGVREQQKQQAIMPHKKLPLMFEDDEEGEGDEEEEDERGPYKRTTENVEEKYTPQNLATLQSVFDELDKFTTGKTATKRQDEEDVAQQEEEDEAEDLFNVRNVAYDDFGADLANWGPLDEKEEEEEEDKHELDRGLDYVEDEDEDANDEEEEEESYPVKRSSDPDDVTNLVDYYIFKVLEKTEEEQKRAIEEEEEEEKEREERRVAQYRENIDPRVVYEILRISQKYQIPPEDLLDMLRSRSSSTSQNRKSSQLPRAGNQLSQLTYKVPPSRFYSRRLPQRQQSPQNLQTERILNLLGLGGAETEAEAPVRKQQSYKSSLSRFRPAERPGESTSPQRRPPAKLKEDYDDTVGEDELAAYLTSQMLSRYPKPSSYRATQKREEAGQAMTGSFEQAIQDYLDQMDSDKQQNEKRQSEDDVQNSDTQSFDNDAVMKLLNYLNPETEESDAKTAPGA; encoded by the coding sequence ATGTCGTCACTCCTCTGTAGCTCCACCAGAGGAAACCCCTCCCTTGCCTGGTGcgccagcctcctcctcctttgcCTCACTCACGTACACGGAGCTTCACTCAGAGACCACAGACTGCGGGGAAGTGAGTCAGACCCCCAGAGGGGAAGTGTCCATCGGCCTCCGAACGCTGACATGCTGAAAGCCTTGGAGTACATCGAGAGTCTTGGTCAGAGGGCAGAGTCGGACGTCCAGGCTGGACGATACGACGGCGCACGTGTGGATGATACAGAGAAGCTGCAAGCCATGATGAGACTGGCCTCTCGCCCCAcaaatgaggatgaggagggtgCAGACGAAGGGCAGGAGGATAAGAgcgaggagctgctgcaggctgTGCTCAGCACCCTCCAGCAGACTGAGCAGGCCTCCAAACCCACCACGTCTCTCGGCGGAAGCTCGAGAGGATCATCAGGTGTGAGGGAACAGCAGAAGCAGCAAGCCATCATGCCTCATAAGAAGCTGCCACTCATGTtcgaggatgatgaggagggcgaaggagatgaggaagaggaggacgaaaGGGGCCCCTACAAGCGCACCACAGAGAACGTAGAGGAGAAGTACACCCCTCAGAACCTGGCCACTCTGCAGTCCGTctttgacgaactggacaagTTCACCACTGGAAAGACCGCGACCAAACggcaagatgaagaagatgtggcacagcaggaggaggaggatgaagctgAAGACTTGTTTAATGTGAGGAATGTGGCGTATGATGACTTCGGGGCAGATTTAGCCAACTGGGGTCCACTGGacgagaaggaggaggaagaggaggaggataaaCACGAGCTCGACCGAGGGCTTGACTacgttgaggatgaagacgaagaCGCcaacgatgaagaggaagaggaggagagctatCCAGTGAAGAGGTCCAGTGATCCAGATGACGTAACCAACTTGGTGGACTattacattttcaaagtgttggagaaaacagaggaggagcagaagagagcgatagaggaggaagaggaagaagagaaggagagagaagaaagacggGTCGCTCAGTATAGAGAGAACATAGACCCACGAGTTGTTTATGAGATTCTGAGGATCTCACAGAAGTACCAGATCCCCCCTGAAGACCTGCTCGACATGCTCAGAAGCCGATCCTCATCCACGTCgcagaacaggaagagcagCCAGCTACCCAGAGCTGGAAACCAGCTCTCTCAACTGACCTACAAAGTCCCTCCATCCAGGTTCTACAGCAGACGTCTCCCTCAGAGACAGCAGAGCCCTCAAAACCTGCAGACGGAGCGGATCCTCAACCTGCTGGGACTGGGGGGGGCGGAGACAGAGGCTGAGGCTCCTGTCAGGAAGCAGCAGAGCTACAAAAGCTCACTGTCACGATTCCGCCCAGCAGAGCGTCCGGGGGAATCCACCTCCCCACAGAGGCGCCCGCCTGCCAAGTTAAAGGAGGACTATGACGACACAGTGGGAGAGGACGAGCTCGCGGCGTACTTGACGTCTCAGATGTTGTCCAGATACCCCAAACCCAGCAGCTACAGAGCCAcgcagaagagggaggaggccGGGCAGGCCATGACCGGGTCTTTCGAGCAGGCCATTCAGGACTACTTGGATCAGATGGACTCAGACAAGCAGCAGAATGAAAAGAGACAGTCAGAGGACGATGTGCAAAACAGCGACACACAAAGCTTCGATAATGATGCCGTGATGAAATTACTGAATTACCTGAACCCAGAGACGGAAGAATCTGATGCCAAAACTGCCCCAGGGGCATAA
- the ap1s3a gene encoding AP-1 complex subunit sigma-3a — MMRFLLLFSRQGKLRLQKWFTPMSDREKKKVIRDMTMLVLARQPRSCNFLHWRDLKIVYKRYASLYFCAGMENHDNELLCLEVLHRYVELLDKYFGNVCELDIIFNFEKAYFILDEFIMGGEILETSKMAVGAALEEADSLQETLDEYMNKPAY; from the exons ATG ATGCGTTTCTTGCTGCTGTTCAGCAGGCAGGGGAAGCTGCGCCTGCAGAAGTGGTTCACACCAATGTCAgacagggagaagaagaaggtgatcaGGGACATGACCATGCTGGTTTTGGCTCGTCAACCGCGTTCATGCAACTTCCTCCACTGGAGGGATCTGAAGATCGTCTACAAAAG GTATGCCAGCTTGTATTTCTGCGCAGGTATGGAGAACCATGACAATGAGCTGCTCTGTCTGGAGGTGCTGCACAGATACGTTGAGCTGCTGGATAAATACTTTGGTAAT GTTTGTGAGCTGGACATCATTTTCAATTTTGAAAAGGCATACTTCATCCTGGATGAGTTTATAATGGGAGGAGAAATCCTGGAAACATCCAAAATGGCTGTTGGCGCAGCGCTTGAGGAGGCCGACAGTCTTCAGGAG ACTTTGGACGAATACATGAACAAGCCAGCCTACTGA